Genomic window (Magnolia sinica isolate HGM2019 chromosome 6, MsV1, whole genome shotgun sequence):
TGCAAACACAAACATTGTAGGATAGAATTTCATAGCTTGGTTAGTTATGAATCTCTTTTATCCTTGTAGTTCAAATTACCAAAAGAAAACACACTCAACACTTTGAAACAACTAGGAATATTACATTTTGATTATCTTTTTCTAGTAAAACAAGTTATGGTTTTAGACATGAAGAATTCATGATGGGGAAGTAAATAACTATAGTCATCATCTTTTCCAACATTATAGCCTAGTGGATTCCAAAAAAGCGATGCTTGGATAGCAACTAGAAATCCCAGATATATTAGACAACACTTACCTTTATCTTGCGCCAGAGAATCCGGCACATGCTTGAGGCTAATTATTACTTTGCGGAATTCATTGTTTTTTACCTATTCATAATGCAACTATTGTCTAATCAAGGAAATCCAATTTCTTTTTCCTCTGGGATTCCTTGTATCCAAACTCTCCCTAACCCTATTTTCATGGAGTAAGAGAAGAAACAAGTACAAATTCAGATGGGGACTGGCTTATGGTCGAGGGCATCCATGATGATACCTAAATTTAAGCATGAGCTGCTCCCCGTGTTCAGACAACTCATCAAAAAGAAGCTGACGTTTTTGTTTCACATGTTGTGAGAGACCAGTCATAGGACTTGGAAACCTTGAAACATGCACGCAACAGATGTATTTGCCAAAAGTATACGTAGAGTTCTCAACACAATACGTTAAGTCTTTGTTTCAGCAAAATCACAAGAATAGACACACTAAAATTGAGCGAGATTAGCTCTCCGGCTACAAAATTATAGcttaaaaaaatcatcatcatctaaaagcCTTATCCCTACTAATTTGGGTTGGTTAAATGAAtctttttccaccattccactctatcaagggccataaactGCAGGTAGACCATAGTTGATCAAGTCTTTTTTTACTACTTCcgcccacatccttttgggcctttccccTACCCTTTTAAAGCCTtacaacttgtaccaactcactcataATCAGCGTAGTTCTTCCATTTCACATGATCATACCAGCTAAGTCTAcctttcctcatcttattacctattggtgctactcccgAGTTCCCTTCAATGCATTTGTTTTTAATTCTTATACTTCCTTATCTTcacactcatccatctcaacatcctcattcagCTATACTCATCATATGAACATGTTATTCAAGCTTGCATGCATCCACACATCTTTATGTATAGGCACTACTAGGGGGCATGGCACCTGCAAcacatgtggagagagagagagagaggagtgccCTTGTTTCAATTGTGTGCAACCTATACCTTATTTTTCCCAATGGAGTGCCCTTGTTTCAATTGTGTGCAACCTATACCTTATTTTTCccaatgttgtggcccactcagGTTTTAGATATGCCTTGTTTTTGGGCTGATGCATGACATGAGCCAACACAACATATAtacagagtggatgtcacacaatcatcacaatgggctccatagagcCTTTATTGTACTTTGCCATCTTTGCGGCCTACACGCAAAGAGGAGAAGATGTGGGAGTGGGCTactcatataaaaaaaaaattgaaatggcaAAAATGCCCTTAGTAAAATGGCCAATCATCCCATTTACTTTTTCCCTATTATTGATTGAAAGGTTAAATTTACCAAAATGCTACTTACATGATATATCAAAGAGACGAGTGGTCCTACTAGAACACCATTTCTGATATTAATCAAGTAAACGATGACGATGGAACCACATCAAACCATGACTCGTTGGTCAAGTTACAAATTTCCACTAATCCAGATTGAAGTATGACTCTTGACTGACTAACTTGAGAATCAAGTTTAGAATTCAATTCAAACATTGGGCCCTCAATGGACCTGGGCTTCCCTTTTTTACTGGGTGGCACCTTTGAGTTGAATCAATTTGACCTGTGGACAGGCATCCTCTCGGATCTGGTAGGATACCAGGCACAAAGACTTTAATCCCGAGAAGCTCCATCAGTGTCAATGAAAGCAATAATTTAAAGAATCCAGGATGTGAAACAACCCTGGAAGCATCTAATGGAATAATGCTAAGAAGTTTATGATGCGCTTttacatgctttttttttttttctttccaaaagAGCCACCATGTAGAACTATCTTGATTGATTTGAATATGCTAATATTTCATTTACAAACTGATAGCACAATTTCAAACCCCAAAATGAAAAGTGAGTGTAGGCAAATAGCAAGAAACACAAAGACAGAGATGAGAATAATGAAGAGAATACAAGAAATTCCAGATTAGAGAATGAATGAATCACACTTGCACCCACAAAAagccctttttttttcctttttttttttctctttttttctttttccctaagGAGAATCATAACCAGTTGAACACTCTCTAAAAATATAAATTCTCGATAATTAAAAAATAGGTATATACCTGGACCTGGACCTGGACCCATATTAACAACCGTGGTCCATGCCtgaaaactcgactcaactcaactgGATGTCTcactgggttgagtcgactcaaggaCTCAATGAGTCTTTACTTGGTCTTGACTGAGTGtcttatatcatcatcatcaccatctaatcctttatcccaactaattggggtcggctatgTGAATTCTTTTCCCCCATTCTGCTCTATCAAGAAGTTGTAAATATTTAGTTGTCTTTCGGTAGAAGAGGTTTGCCAATCCCACACAAGGCAGTTCATGGAAACATTACCACATGTGCAACATGGCATACGAGGTGAGATCCAAGCCATGCATAACATGGGTCTCTCCATGCAAATCTCCTGGTCAAAAAATTAGGCTGGTCCTCTTGTCAGGTGGGCTGCAATGCTATAAAAAGATTGATGGCTTAAAAATCTTGTCCAATTTTTTTTTCgccttttcatttcttttgtaaACTGAGCTGACCAGCCTAAATTTTGTGCTAAAGCATCTACTAATGTAGTTAacttgatggacagcttggatctcatGCCCCATATGCTACACGGTCTCATGTAGTGGTGTGTACGCAAAGTAGTCGTAAACACGTGTGGGCTCAACAGAGCTCTAGGTCAATATATAAAGTAGCCAAGGAACCATTTGGTAGATGCTTGAAAATGAGTAAATCTTATTTTAGTTAATCagaattatgtattatagatcaTGATCGTAGTTCTGCAAAGAATTCTTGACATGAAAAAACAGAGACAAGGGGTTGATCTTTgaataggaaaataaaaaaagaaaaaggatttgcaagattccaaaTGAATTGGCTTAttcggaaaaaaaagaaaaagaaaaagaaaaaaaagaagaagctttgTTCTTTGGAAGATCTATCTTGTGTCTATTGCGGCATGGTTTCACTTTGCTAGAACTCTGAATCATTCTCTTGAAGGTTATCCTCTTTATCATAAATGATCCGCTTGCCCCGTGACTTGGCCCAATAGGAAAATCCCAATTCATTGTCCTTTCGATACAATCAAATAGATTACCACAAGGGCGCCATATTCTAGAAGCCTAAACTATATGATTGAATAAATCCTCCTCTAACTGTTGTAGGTTGAGGACTCCTCATTTCCCTTCTTCAAACGCCAATACATATTTTTCACACATAATTATGTAGAGAtgatgatctctaatacataattatgattaactaaaataagatgaacccATTTTCAagcgtctaccaaacaggccctaagattaACAAATACAAAACCGCTCACCAGTCATAAGAGGTTTGCTGACCTGGTGAGTCGGAATTGAGCCACACTCATTAGTGAATTTCACAATGACTCATCACAAAACTCGCATGAGTCACCAAGTTTTGAGCCTATTTTTGTAGTTACCTAAGATACGCCAAAATCATCAACTTTTCAGTACTAAACCCCTTTAAATCAACTTATCAAGAGAGACATCCTGAAAGGAAATTTTTTTCTTTGACTATCTGCAGGGTGTGATGGATGACGTGCAGGTGCttggaaattacttagaaattgcacacatggaatacaagtaattcaatTTAAACTGTCCAGATTAAATGTCCcattttagatgtatcattaatgaaaagtaatgattatttgattatctgattatcagcatagtggatatttattggatgattaaaaattgcagggaaaaaaaaatccaatgatcctatttcaacaaGCAGGTGTCCATGAATTGGAGGTTATGATTATTAAACGAATCAAAATTTGGGTTTGTGGCTTAGTGATAGTGGATTCCACAATTTTATTGGTTTAATTTCAGTAactgtatgccatgtgtacaatttctgagtaccTAAGTATCAACCATCTTACTTTCCCAGAGTATCAGACAGCGCCATACAAAACCTTCATTGCTCGCATACAGGCTACTGAACAGTTACTGAACAGTAGAAATACGGTTTGCACAAAATAGGTAACATCAGCTACTGAACAGTAGAAATACGGTTGCCATGCATGTATCAAGTATTGCAACCAGCTGATACATAGGACCTACCATCAGATTGCATCTAGCTAGGAAACTCCAGTCTATTAGATATTGTCtaatataaaatgggccaaaggGTAAGCAAGATTGATGGTGAATGTAATATGTGTACGTGGGCACTTGTATGCAAGGaagtattccgtaacggtaatggtggtcatAACGGCTACCACCGTTACCTTTCTGATACGGGCTATAAGGGCCGttacaatcttcttcttcttttggaaaaaaaaaactcaaaaaacctGTATTGGCCCCGTCATGATCCCTAATGGGGCTGTTTTGGCCTTTACGGGGGCGCGTAATGGGCCATTACATgggctgtaacggcctttacgggtcatttttccataatggccgttatagTCTTTACAACCTTATAACGTGTAACGATGGTCACTATTAtttttacgtaatggcctttacgaccTTGTAACAGcatttacggcacaccatgcttgTATGTGTGCATACATGTAGCACATACAAGATTCAGATTATTTATCTACTGTATTATCATATGAAATATGTCCAAAAAACTATCAAGATGTGAATATAGAAGTTCTAatgattattttcatttttatggtaGAAAGcaggatttcaaattcaaaattcttatTTAGATAGGAATgagaattttaattttattagacAACGGTCATCTTGTATCTTGCACCTGAAACTACCATCATGGACTGATGATTATTCCGTATAATTTACAATTTTACATCTATCCATATCCAAACAGCCTCCTTTGATTTATCTGAGGGAAATGAATTTCTTTTCTCAATGGATTCCATGCATACAAACATCGACCAAAAGGCCTAGCCTCAATGGCTAGGATCACTTTGTTGGTTGTGATGCTGTGTCCAccatccaaagtggggcccaacagACGCAAGTCCTGGATAGTTACAAGTGTGCCATAGTCAAAACTATAAATTAGGTATATGATGTATTACTTGAATGTGTCAGATGTGCAGGTGGACAGccttttctatattattttatgaAGCGTAAAGAGCtgacatttatttatttaccttATCTCCCAGGCCCTGAGCCACGGCAAGAGCTTGTGCCCTTCGAGCTTGGACAGGGCTCAACGTAATGCCCTGACACGTGGCCCCATACTTCCTTGCTAGATATCTCGAGCTCCCCCCTATTCCACACCCTACGTCTATTATCCTCTTTggcctcttccttcttccgtcttcttcttctcctGAAATTTCATCCCAACCTTTCATTAGGCTTTATCCCTTACCGGAGGTCTTCCATGCAACTATTTGGACGATGAATTCCCGTCCAACTGGCCCATAGATTGACATTTCTTTTTTGGTGCACAagaaatctaacccgttcaaAAGGTTGGAACCACCATGATGAACACGCGATGTGAATATCCGGCTAATCCACTCATCATATCGGCCACGCAGaagaaaacaatggacagccaCTGATCTGTTCAAAAGTACATTCGTACTTATCTGTGAGTGGATCCGATGGCATGAAGTGTCTCGTGGGTCCGACCTTTCAAAGGGGTTGGATGTCAAAGGGGAGCGgaataggtgagaccccggactcacccaagacggtgcggcccttaccttaccgtggggcccaccttgatgtatgtattctgtatctatgccgtccatccacttttccctattgtttatttgacatccaatccgttgataaagtAACATaaccctagatgaagggaaaaaacaaatatcagcttgatccaaaactgttgtggcctattaatggtcaatcaccactgtttccaaaggTAGGACTACCTGAtaattagatttgcttcatttttagaataatgccTCAAAATaatctgtgaaaaaaaaataataataaagattggATGATATAGATATACAGTACATATaacaagatggggcccacagtaatggtCGCACCATCTTATGTAagtccgggtctcacctaatccgcctcCCTCGTAGAAAGATGAAAGAAGCGTGTAATGCTGTAAATAATTTAAatttggggagcggattaggagtGACCCCGGATCCACCGGTTGGTCGATTAGGTGAAACCCCATATCTACCGAGGTGGTGGGACTCTTGTAGgatccattatgatgtgtttgactacatctacgccattcatctatattaaaagcttattttaaaatatgaaccaaaacatgaagcagatccaaatctcatatagaCAATAGTATAAGAAATagcggtgattgaccattaaaaacttctcgtaagccacaaaagctttagaacaagatgatatttgtgtggtctctttatcTATATGTATTTGAACTTattgacaggttggatggaaaataaacattcccgtGGGATCTATGAAGTATTTAATGACGAGGATTCAATCaatgactgtttcctgtggtgtagtccacctaagaattgAGTCGGCTTCATTTTTAGAGTAATGGCCTAAAGTAGTCTGtcaaaatgtttggacggtgtagatttaaggcacatacatcaaagtgggccccacagtcaagggtctcacccacctcgctggatccagggtctcacctaatctgctccctaaaTTTTGACCAGTGGAAGCGTACGGTTCCTCTGCAAGTCCACGTGGATTACACTTATTCTCAGAAATCGAGGTGCGTGTATCACGTTAAAACTTCCAGctcatatggtggcccacttatggTTAGATCGGCCTAATTTTTAAGCGTCCAACTTTTACTGTGGGACGCCCTTTCTAACACAGATTGGGTGAGTTCAGAAAATCACCGTCTTCGGTGAGGCTGTGACTGTGGGCCCACCGAGAAgtgtgtgccttaaatccaccctgtccatctgttttaacagatcatttgaGAGGATGATCCTAAAaacaagcaaatccaaatctcaggtggaccacaccacaggaaacagtggtgatcgaccattaaaaacttcttgtggatcacaatagttttgaatcaagttgatattggtgtggtccatccaagactttgtgaccttatcaacaggatggatggaaaataaacattcagttggccccaaaaaaggttttaatgatggttattcaatcacaacttttcctgtggtgtggaacACCAGaaacttggatctgcttcatttttggcatcatgccctaagatgatctgtcaaaacggatgaacagtatggatgaaaGGCACATACATCCAGATGAGCTCCACACACAGGGATCTACCCACCACGGTGGCCGCCCCTTGAATCAAAGACCAGCCTGATTTGCTGCCCAGGCCTAACATGCAATCATACCTCTGATGGTCTGAGTGGATTTTATCTACACAGCACAGGTGGGCCCTCTAACAAATTAGAGGGTGGACTAAACCACGaagcagcctgatttttgtgacTTGCCCTAACATGACATGACGCATTTAACTCTCCGAGTGGACTTAGATACACGCCGTAATGGAGcctgtaaaaaatcaagggtggggcATACCTCTTCCAACTACTGACcgtttccttggtgtggcccactagaaccatggactagcctgatttttgggcgtgGACCTACCATGGCGTGGTGTATGGtcggagtgaatttcacatacacatcatggtggaatacgcatcatggtgggtcccaccagagtcAGTTCCACTGGAGACCATTTCTCTATCGCGTGTGTTAGCATTAGCAAAAGAATACTAAAAATATGGACTGGGTGAAAAGGAGTGGTACTGGTCAGACGTAGGGACCAGATGATGTTATCCCGACCTCCAACCCGTCCATAAAATGCGTCACCTCAAAAAATCGATACATTCCAAATATAAGGAAGATTCAAAAGTTAGGCGGCCATAGCACAGTGAACAAGGTGAGATAGCaggcccacccttgatttgcaccAGGCCCCACACGAGTTGGTAAACCACGTGATTAATGAGCTCAGACAAAGGTTCTGAACGGCCTGGATTCCATAAACACACAATCGGCCCCCAGAAAATCAAAGGTGGCCGATCCCTCTAGCTTGTTCCTCTGCCGTGTCCAACTAAGTTTTGAATCGGCCTGATTTTATGGAGGTATTCTGGGGTGAACGCGTTGGATGTCATGCACTCGTCACGTGGTCCTGCATCTGGCCGGTCCACCGGAGCGCAGCCCGCCCTGAAAAACTGCCGAATCTACAAGTAAATAGAAAACCCGAAAAAacatttgaaaaacaaaaaaaacccaaAGGCACGAAACTGCTTTCTCGACCCAACAAGGGAAAATTAACCCGAagaaaaaatggaattaaaaacataaagaaaagaaattaaaaaataaaaaataaaaatcgaagaAGAAGATAAAGTGCTCGCATACAACTCGTTGGACCGTACTTCTACAGTCCAACTCACTGATCAATGACAACATGTATGTGTGGAtacaaatccaacccgtccaacataTGAGGATCACACAATAGTCCAATCATCAGGAAGTGTACATACGTATTTTGGATCTTATCAACGGCTATCCATTATTCTtcgatgcggcccacctgatgactggaccaTCTTGATTTTACCTCCAACTGCTATTGATGGTGGGAAAATCTCTCAGGCGGGTCGGATATTGCACGTGCACGTGGACATTCATCAAAGGAATTCAGAACTTTAAAAGAACCTGGAACTCCGGCGAACCGCAGCGCTTCTTCGACCATCCTTATCTGGGCAGCTCGATGGTCAGCAATCGAGGCTTCAACGTGCGGGTCGTAGAACCCATGGTGCATATGGTCTCCCCACACATTCTCCCACACGCCCGAGGACTCGTCGTAAAACTCTGCTATCCCCTGCCGCAAGCTAAGCTCACCGACCGATGCCATGGTAGTACGTATCTTCCGCAAGTGTACGGTTCGTGTCGGCAACTCCGTCTGCTTCAGAAAGGATTTCCGATTGAATGATAGAGAAGGATCTGGTACCGGCTGCAGAAAGGTCGGCCTGCAAGTGCCAAGTACGGATGCCATCTGGGCTTACAGGTTTGAGGGAGGGATTGGCACGTGGGCTTCGCTGACGCTCTGTGAGTATAATTTAAAGAAATTAGGTAATAATTATTGACCTTTGTCTGAAATAGGCAAAGCTGACAGCACCTCTGTTAGTTACCTCACCTCACGAGAAAAGTGTTGAATTGTGggcatgatgatgtatgtgtcttcaCACCGTTCATTCCTTCAACCGGTTAATTTTAAGGAATCAtacttaaaaaaaatatatatagtcaAATTCTAGGTTCAAGTGGAACACAGAGAAAATAGTAGGAATtaaacacttaccgttgaaagcttGGTGGGGCGCACTATAACTTTTGGATTaaggttttgttttttgtttgttatTTATCCATACTTCTGACCTTATTATCATATTtgtatgacatataaacatcaatgtgttttTAGGAGAAAATAGCTTTTCCTAAGGTGATATAGGGTCGAACATAACGAGGTTGAGTATTGTGTCCCTCAACGATAGCTGCTCCGAATTCACGGAGTATCTCTCCTCACAAAGATTTTTTGAAtccatgagcaaaaaaaaaaacaagaaaaatagaagtaaattctataaaatttataatttaattgatgaataaaatatacaatttcacaaccctttaaataaggatactaatGGCGCAACTcataaagcccaatggatgaaaagttatattcaaactaaaacttactttaAATAGTAAAAGTGAAAATAAAATGTGATTTCGACTGTCGATTTGATGGTATTTCgtaaatttggcatgggcaacccacACAACGGGAtcgggtggctaaagtagctagttctactccaaaatcatatatgacatgtcgaataactcatttcggattgccaGATACACTCGATTGACCACTTTTGTCATCAACCGGGTTTTTTTTAATCCATATtgaccatgaaattgtccgcaacccactctacatcataagGTATGGCTGATTGTTCTCATTTTAGGCTCCCGCCTTCAAAAAGTACTATTAAAACCGATGGACAACATGTATAAGCCAGGTATTAAGGCTCGTATATTAAATCCAGTACAAAAAAGTGTTTCCAGACAAAAACTTCATCCGATTTTCATCTGCATCGAACAGATGGAGATAGGCGTTATCAATCATCTATTCACGCGTATTTACCACGGTAAATTGAAAGGATTCCTTATCTGAACTCAGGACTCATGTTTCCAGTTTCCATGAGAGCGGATTGACTGTGACCCGATACACAGATATTTATgtgggctgtgtggggtccacagagatgtctgtCGATAGTtgactccgtccatctgttttgaaaggctAAATTAAGATTGGAAAATCAGgaggattcaaaactcatgtgggacaTATCACACggaatagtggggattgaacgcccgaTGGTGATAGAAATtttttatcaggatgatatttgttcctaccgTTTATTTGAATGTTAATAATTATATGAGCGGTTTCGATGGTatttaaacatcatggtcagctccagaaaggtttcaacagtagacgttgctatttccactgttttgttggtgtggcccaaaagaatacgggatctgtctgatttttagaatcacgTCTGATTGTAGTCTTTTAAAAcagataaacggagtggatttgtaacGGACCACTTGTTTCCCTCGCTTGTGATGACACTGATTCCCTATAAAAGGCCTTTGCAAGAAATTCCTGTGCCCGGAAGCTTGTTAAGCtcaccgttatgtttgtgagaaattcatcccatatatccattttgccagattattttaagatGTAAGGCGGATCAAAAGCTCAAATTCGCCACATGAAAAGAACCAATGGGGATTGACTGATCACCATTGTATCaagctctttatatatatatattatttacacacgcacacgcaccaccgcacactcacgccgtagtgggattccaccacctatgggtactcgaaccctcaaccaggtgttgaaactcccgagagtctaccacctgagtaaTAGTAAGGacccttttttatatatataaagttcaTCCCACTTTGTATGGCACCTTCTAGGTGGAgtccagaaaagtttcaacagtagccATATCTTTCCCCACCGTTTCCTCTTATTTGgcttacttgagtcttgaatccacctcattttctattacatatactaaaatgagcttgccgAACCAATGAactggatttctaacaaacataacCGCAGACCCAGCTAGCTTCTAAATGAAAGGGAAATCCCGGTCCCACTCTCTCAGGCACAGATCAGGTGAGGCAGGGTTGAGTTCCAGACCCTGGGGCCAACTTCGTGTATGTGTTAtgtatccacactttccattcatttttctaaataattttagggcatattccaaaaatgaagcagatccatatgGGACCACATtttcaccactaaaaacttcatggggccaccagtgttttagatcaagctattGTTTGATTTTAACTTCGTCTAAgcatgtgtgaccttattaacagtttaAATGGCAactaaatattacagtgggcttaggaagtttttaattgtgagcgTCCAATaactattattttcttgtggtgtggtttacctgagaatttgatatgccttattttttgtacTATGTCCTAAAACAATCAGAAAAGACGACATGGATACTCCTGCCTCACCTAATCTGCACTCAGTTACCTAGGTGCCGAAGCCCTAATCCATCTTAAACACTTGGGGATTGATGCTGATTGCATCCGGGCCTCTGGAGTTAGGTTGGCCACttcaatgtttgtgagaaatcaaattcatccatcctttttttgggctcatgacatgagccaaaaaatgaggtaaatccaaaacttaagctgAAAACACTatgaaacagtgtaaattgaactTCGGTCAGTTGGCTAGGAACCCATGGCATGACCTCCGGCATTGAAATCTAagtgggcctattgtgatgtttgtgagaaatttacttTACTCATCCCTtttgacatgagcctaaaaatgagactgAATCAATACTCAAGCCACATGACAAATTGACAATAAATGTGGAAATtagacttctacctttgaaaggggctacaaaagtcttggatcaagttaatatttttatgttttcagttaatcTCAGTGGGAAtgatatgaacggtttggatggcatagaaacatcaaGGTAAACCAGGAAGGCTCTTATGATAGACATTTCCCTCCCTATTTTTCccttccgtgtggcccacttgagttttggatctactcttTTTCGagcccatgtccagacatagctTGCAAAAGTGATGGACTgaatggatttctaacaaacatcactctAGGCTCCACGTA
Coding sequences:
- the LOC131247894 gene encoding probable tocopherol O-methyltransferase, chloroplastic, whose product is MASVLGTCRPTFLQPVPDPSLSFNRKSFLKQTELPTRTVHLRKIRTTMASVGELSLRQGIAEFYDESSGVWENVWGDHMHHGFYDPHVEASIADHRAAQIRMVEEALRFAGVPGEEEDGRRKRPKRIIDVGCGIGGSSRYLARKYGATCQGITLSPVQARRAQALAVAQGLGDKVSFQVADALEQPFPDGQFDLVWSMESGEHMPDKTKFVSELARVAAPGATIIIVTWCHRDLSPSEDSLKPEEKNLLSKICDAYYLPAWCSAADYVRIAQSLSLEDIKTADWSDNVAPFWPAVIHSALTWKGLTSLLRSGWKTIRGALVMPLMIKGYKKELIKFAIITCRKPE